DNA from Ralstonia insidiosa:
ACCCGCCTGATCGACTCGACCGGTGTGTACGACCAGTCGCCGCTGCTTTCGCAGGCGCCCAGCAGCATTACGCTGGGTCAGCGCTGGCGCATCTCCAACACGACCAATCTCTACAACGAGACGCAAAGCCTGAAGAGCGGGCCCAGCACGGGCGTGGGGCATACATTTGGTATGGACTTCTACCCCGCACGCGGCTGGACGACGGGCTTCAGCCTGCAGCAGGCAGAACTCGATGCCGTAAGCGGCGCGGGCAAGGTACATCGGCAAGCCGCCAGCGTGAACGTGGGCCTGACCCAGCCCGGCACCACCTGGGCCAGCAAGCTGGAATACCGCAGTGACGAGGGTGCCGAACAGCGCCGGCAGTGGGTTTCTGCCAACCGCGTCGGCTACGAGATCAACGAGTCATTGCGCCTGGGCGGACGCTTCAACTGGGCCAACACCAGCGATGCCAATCAGCCGGTCAACGATGCGCGCTACACCGAAGCCAGCCTCGGCTTCGCCTGGCGGCCGTGGAACAGCGCGCGTTGGACGGTCATCGGCAAGTACACGTACCTGTACAACCTTGCCTCGGCGGGGCAGGTGGACGGCAGCACGGGTGCGGGCCTGTTGCCTGATCAGCGCTCCTCGATCTGGTCGCTGGAAGGGATCTACCGGCTGGATGCCAACTGGGAATTTGCCGCCAAGCTCGCCACCCGAACCGGTGAAGCCCGCCTGGATCGTGGCAGCGGCGATTGGTACAGCAACCGCGCAACGTTGATGGCAGGGCAGGTGCGGCGCTACGTCTACGGCGGCCTGAGCGCGATGGGCGAGTACCGCGTGCTGCGCGCAACCGATGGCGGGACCCGGCAGGGCTGGCTGGCCAGCCTCGACTACGACGTTGCCAAGCATGTCCGCCTGGGCGTGGGCTACAACTTCACCAGGTTCAGTGACGACATGGCCAAGCCTGGATACCGGTATCGCGGCTGGTTCGTGAACGCGGTGATGTCGATCTAAGCCCGGTTGACTTGACGCCACGTGCTGCAGGCGCTGATTGAAACCCAGCGCCGTGGCAGCCGTGTCGTCAGGTTGACGGTGGTGACTCGGGCGCGATGCGCAATGCATCGCGCTTGTCTTTGACTTGCGCCCAATGGGCGTGGTCGGCCAGCGGGGCCTGCACTTGGGTCAGGCGCGGCCAATCTGCACGGCGCGAGAGCTGCGCGTTCAGTGCAATGAAGTCCTGCTGATCGGCCGGCACCTCGGCGGCGGGGTAGATCGCCCCCACCGGGCACTCCGGCACGCAGATCGAGCAGTCGATGCATTCATCCGGATCAATCACCAGGAAGTTCGGGCCGGCGTGAAAGCAGTCCATCGGGCAGACGGCAACACAGTCCGTGTACTTGCACTGGATGCAGGATTCGGTGACGACGTACGGCATAGCAAAGCGGGGGTGTTCAACACCCGTTCAAAAAAACGTTCGAAATTATGCAGCATCAACCCGAACCGCGTCGGGTGCGGGTTTCAATGTGATCTGTCGGCACTTCCTGTTGTCAGTTCGGATGGCGCACCGAGCCCTTCGGTCTCCATAGACACCCCACCAAACTGCAGCGCCGCAAGACGTGCATAAAGCGGCGAACGCTGCAAAAGCTCAGCATGGCGGCCTTGCGCAACGATACGGCCTTGCTCAAGCACAACGATCCGGTCGGCCTGCTGCACGGTGGCAAGGCGGTGCGCGATGACCAGCGTGGTGCGGTTTCGCGCGGCATTGTTCAGGGCAGTCTGCACCAGCCGCTCGCTTGCGGCATCGAGTGCGCTGGTGGCTTCATCCAGCAGCAGGATGGGCGGGTCTTTGAGAATGGCCCGCGCAATGGCGATCCGCTGGCGCTGCCCACCCGACAGCCTGACGCCACGCTCGCCCAGCTGCGTGTCGTAGCCCTGCGGTAGTTCGTTGATGAAGTCGGCAGCGGCAGCCATCTCGGCGGCGCGCTGAACCTGCGCGAGCGTGGCGTCGGGCGTGCCATAGCGGATGTTGTCGAGCACGCTCCCTGAAAAGATCACCGATTCTTGCAGCACGACGCCAATGGCCTGTCGCAGCGCTGCGAGTGAGACTTGCCGCGTTGGGACGCCGCTGATCAGGATGCTTCCGGACTGCGGTTCGTAAAAGCGCAGCAGCAGTTGAAACAGCGTCGTCTTGCCGGCACCGGAAGGCCCCACCAACGCAACGTGCTCCCCGGGCGCAACATCGAGCGTGAAGTGGGAGAGCGCAGCGGCACCCGGACGCGACGGATAGTGGAAGGTGACATTGTCGAAGCGGATCCCTTCGGCATGCGCGGGCAGCGCCACAGGAGTGTCCGGTTCCGCAATGGGGGAGCGGGTTGCCAGCAGTTGCAGCAGGCGCTCCGTGGCACCGGCGGCTCTTTGCAGGTCTCCCCACACTTCCGCAATTGCACCGACCGCGCCCGCGGTGAACACCGCGTAGAGGATGAACTGGGACAACTGGCCCGCCGTCATCTCGCCAGCCAGCACGGCCTTTGCGCCGAGCCAGAGCACAAACACGATCGCAGCGAATACAAAGACGATGACTACCGCGGTCAACTGGGCACGGGCCCGGATGCGCGTGAGTGCGGTGTCAAACGCCGTTTCCACGGCGGCGCTGAAACGCTTCGCTTCATGCGCTTCCTGCGTGTACGACTGCACGGTCGGCATGGCATTGAGCACCTCGCCGGCCAGCGCGCTTGCGCTTGCCACCTTGTCTTGACTGTCACGCGAGAGCCGCCGCACGCGACGCCCAAAGATGACGATGGGCGCAACCACCACGATCAGCGTGGCGATGATGTAGCCCGAGAGCACCGGGCTCGTCACGACCAGCATCACCACCCCGCCGACCGTCAGCAGCGTGTTGCGCAACCCGAGCGACAGACTGGTCCCCACCACGGCCTGGATCAACGTCGTGTCGGTCGTGAGCCGCGACAGCACCTCACCCGTTTGTGTCGTCTCGAAAAACTCCGGGCTCAAGCCGACGATGTGCCGGTACACAGCGCGCCGCAGATCGGCCGTTACGCGCTCGCCCAGCCACGAGACGCAATAGAAGCGCAGCGCCGTGGCACCGGCGAGCACCAGCGAAAGGACGAACAGGGCGATGAAGTAGCGGTCGATGTGCGACCGCTCGCCGCTGGCGAATCCACGGTCGATCAGAAACTTGAAGGCCACCGGCAGCGCCAGCGTTGCAACAGCCGCAATCACCAGCGCCAGGAACGCAACCGCCCAGCGCCGCGCGTACGGGCGCAGGAAAGGCATGAGCTCGAAAAGGGGGCTGATACGTGACGGCAGGGGCGCAGCGGAGGGCATGGGAATCGGCAGGAAATCCAGAAGGCGCCCATTATCTCAGCCCCAGGATTGGCCTGTGATTGGCCCGCGTGCAGCGCTTCCGGAGATACCCGAGCCACCGTTTGCACCGCTGAAGACATTTGATGCGCGCGCATCACACCCCTCGGATCAACCGCTCTCAGCGCTCGCTAAGTCCAGCCGTCTAGTCTTGCGATCTCTTCGGTTTTCCAAGACATGGCATGCGCCGACGTCGCACACTCACCTTCCTCACGCTGGCGGTTCTGATGGCCGTTGCGGCCGTCCTCATCGCCCGCCGCCCGGGTGGGCCGGCCATCCGCCCGACGCTTGCCAATGGGCCGCTTGCATCGGCCGTGGACACGGCAGAAAACTACCTGCATGGCAAGGCGATCCGGGCGGGGCTCGATCGCTCGGCATCGGGCTTGATTTACGACGTCACGGTGGTCAAGGCTGGCCGGATTTTCGATGTGCGGCTCGATGCACGCAGCGGGCGGATTCTTTCTGCCGCGATCAACAAGTAGCGCATTGCCGATGGCGTGCCCGCGTGGGGTACGCTGTGCGCAGACTTGTTCTGACGCCGCATCCGCATGCCCAACATTCTTCTGATCAACCCGAATTCGTCCCGGGCCACCACCGACATGATGGTGCGCATCGCACAGGAGCACGCACCCGCCGGCTATACGGTTGTGGGTGCCACGGCTGCGAATGGGCCGTCGATGATCATCAACGAGGTGGAGCTGGCCGCAGCGGCCACCGAGGTGGAGGCCACCTGGCGTAGCACGCAGGTGCCGCACGCGGGCGTGATCATCAGCGCCTTTGGCGACCCCGGCGTGATGCAGGTTCGCGAGGCAAGCCGGCCCATACCGGTGGTCGGCATTTGTGAGGCGTCGATGCTGGAGGCATCGGAAGGCGGACGCCGCTTTGGTGTAGCCACGGTCACGCCCGATCTGGTGGCCGCGATTGATGCCAAGGCGCATGCGCTTGGGCTGGGCGCGCTCTATACCGGTGTGCAACTCACGCCCGGTGAGCCACGTGGGCTGGCAGCCGATGCTGGGGCGTTGGAGGAAGCACTGAGTGATGCCGTGCGCGCCTGCCTTAAGGATGGCGCGCAGGCCGTGATCATCGGCGGCGGGCCGTTGGGGCAGGCCGCCGTGCATCTGGCGCAGCGATTCGACGTACCGATCATTGCGCCGATTTCCGCTGCGATGCGCCGGCTGAGCGCCTGCATCGCAGGGGGACTGGCGGCACCAGCTGGCACCGCCAAGCGCGCTTAGTTCGCGATGATCGACACCGTCGAATTGGCCGGCACCGTAATCGTCTCGCTATACGTACCGGTCTTGAAACCGCGCCCCACCGGGAACTGGCCAAAGCCCTGCAGCGTGGCCGGCACGGAGCTCGGCATCGAGCGCTGGCTGCTGTAGTTCTGGCCATTGACGGCAGGGATCGAGAAACCGGTGTCCGAACGCGCCGGATACGCAAAACCTGCCGGGCTGCCCGGCACCGGCAGCAGTGCCACCGCCGTCCCCCAACGACCCAGCGCATCGCCCAGGCCCGTGCCGCCACCGGCCTGGATGGCGCTGCTCAGCACCGTGGCCGAATCCGTTGACGAGAAGTTCTGCAGCAGGTTCTTGTAGTACGGTACGCCGTACTGGCGCAGCAGGAAGCCACCCAGGCTGCCCGAGATCGGATACCCCGGGCACGACGACGAGAGCGACGGGTCGAACGCCGTCAGCGAACAGTTGTAGGAACTTTGCAGCCAGGCCGGAAAACGGCTGTCGCGCACGTTGTTGAAGCTCGG
Protein-coding regions in this window:
- the fdxA gene encoding ferredoxin FdxA; the protein is MPYVVTESCIQCKYTDCVAVCPMDCFHAGPNFLVIDPDECIDCSICVPECPVGAIYPAAEVPADQQDFIALNAQLSRRADWPRLTQVQAPLADHAHWAQVKDKRDALRIAPESPPST
- a CDS encoding ABC transporter transmembrane domain-containing protein; translation: MPSAAPLPSRISPLFELMPFLRPYARRWAVAFLALVIAAVATLALPVAFKFLIDRGFASGERSHIDRYFIALFVLSLVLAGATALRFYCVSWLGERVTADLRRAVYRHIVGLSPEFFETTQTGEVLSRLTTDTTLIQAVVGTSLSLGLRNTLLTVGGVVMLVVTSPVLSGYIIATLIVVVAPIVIFGRRVRRLSRDSQDKVASASALAGEVLNAMPTVQSYTQEAHEAKRFSAAVETAFDTALTRIRARAQLTAVVIVFVFAAIVFVLWLGAKAVLAGEMTAGQLSQFILYAVFTAGAVGAIAEVWGDLQRAAGATERLLQLLATRSPIAEPDTPVALPAHAEGIRFDNVTFHYPSRPGAAALSHFTLDVAPGEHVALVGPSGAGKTTLFQLLLRFYEPQSGSILISGVPTRQVSLAALRQAIGVVLQESVIFSGSVLDNIRYGTPDATLAQVQRAAEMAAAADFINELPQGYDTQLGERGVRLSGGQRQRIAIARAILKDPPILLLDEATSALDAASERLVQTALNNAARNRTTLVIAHRLATVQQADRIVVLEQGRIVAQGRHAELLQRSPLYARLAALQFGGVSMETEGLGAPSELTTGSADRSH
- a CDS encoding PepSY domain-containing protein, which produces MRRRRTLTFLTLAVLMAVAAVLIARRPGGPAIRPTLANGPLASAVDTAENYLHGKAIRAGLDRSASGLIYDVTVVKAGRIFDVRLDARSGRILSAAINK
- a CDS encoding aspartate/glutamate racemase family protein, producing MPNILLINPNSSRATTDMMVRIAQEHAPAGYTVVGATAANGPSMIINEVELAAAATEVEATWRSTQVPHAGVIISAFGDPGVMQVREASRPIPVVGICEASMLEASEGGRRFGVATVTPDLVAAIDAKAHALGLGALYTGVQLTPGEPRGLAADAGALEEALSDAVRACLKDGAQAVIIGGGPLGQAAVHLAQRFDVPIIAPISAAMRRLSACIAGGLAAPAGTAKRA